One genomic segment of Coffea arabica cultivar ET-39 chromosome 6e, Coffea Arabica ET-39 HiFi, whole genome shotgun sequence includes these proteins:
- the LOC113694638 gene encoding probable xyloglucan endotransglucosylase/hydrolase protein 23, with protein MAYSSCSSSLVRILLTSFIGSTFVVLASASNFYQDVDITWGGDGRAKILNNGGLLTLSLDKTSGSGFQSKREYLFGKIDMQLKLVAGNSAGTVTAYYLSSQGPTHDEIDFEFLGNLSGDPYILHTNVYSQGKGNREQQFYLWFDPTADFHTYSILWNPRRIIFSVDGTPIREYKNPESLGVPYPKSQPMRIYSSLWNADDWATRGGLVKADWSKAPFTASYRNFNEHACIWSSGKSSCNSNTPSNNAWLNQELDATSQERLKWVQKNYMIYNYCTDLKRFPQGFPPECAINKSS; from the exons atggctTATTCTTCTTGTTCATCTAGTCTGGTAAGAATATTGCTTACATCCTTTATAGGAAGCACTTTTGTAGTACTTGCATCCGCTAGCAACTTCTATCAAGATGTCGACATTACTTGGGGTGGCGATGGCCGGGCAAAGATACTCAACAATGGTGGACTTCTCACTCTCTCACTTGATAAAACCTCTGGCTCTGGCTTCCAATCTAAAAGAGAGTACCTATTTGGCAAAATCGACATGCAACTCAAACTTGTCGCTGGAAATTCTGCTGGCACTGTCACAGCCTATTAC TTGTCATCTCAAGGCCCGACTCATGATGAAATAGACTTCGAATTTTTGGGAAACCTTAGTGGTGACCCTTATATTCTTCACACAAATGTGTACAGCCAAGGCAAGGGAAACAGAGAGCAGCAATTCTACCTCTGGTTCGACCCAACTGCAGATTTTCACACCTATTCCATCCTTTGGAATCCACGGCGCATCAT ATTTTCCGTGGATGGCACACCTATCAGGGAATACAAGAATCCTGAGTCTCTTGGTGTTCCATACCCAAAGAGCCAACCGATGAGGATATATTCAAGCTTGTGGAATGCAGATGACTGGGCAACAAGAGGTGGACTTGTTAAAGCGGACTGGTCTAAAGCTCCATTCACTGCCTCCTACAGAAACTTCAATGAACATGCTTGTATTTGGTCGTCTGGAAAATCTTCATGCAATTCAAACACTCCTTCAAACAATGCATGGCTGAATCAAGAGTTGGATGCAACTAGCCAAGAAAGGCTCAAGTGGGTGCAGAAGAATTATATGATTTACAACTATTGCACTGATTTAAAGCGCTTTCCTCAAGGCTTCCCCCCAGAATGTGCTATCAATAAGTcctcatag
- the LOC113696339 gene encoding xyloglucan endotransglucosylase protein 7-like: MERYEKHGHAKTTILHIFFISNNPKMKWHIHQETTLTQLGQAQGHLFIILYFLPSLLFLSSRFMHAYVYNNLNSGLNSSEQVDVLISQSIFAARRRASTSRNFVRPTYRRASSSITGFTNGTFNRNFVLSWGEERGKILEHGELLTLSLDRKSGSGFESKKEYLFAKIDMQIKLVPGNSAGTVTTYYLSSEGSAHDEIDFEFLGNSTGNPYTLHTNVFSQGKGDREQQFFLWFDPTEDFHTYSILWNPKCIILSVDGKPIREFKNMESIGVPYLKGQPMRIYSSLWNADEWATQHGLVKTDWSLAPFTASYRNFSAEACIWSPRTRKSSCESTDSAKSNSWLTEELDPRAREKMKQLQQKYMVYNYCEDPWRFPQGPGPECGSKSKINRQSNNNNNINTNANNNDNIIVPRKPRRPRRRSRSKRANKVAQID; the protein is encoded by the exons ATGGAGAGGTACGAGAAACATGGTCATGCAAAGACGACAATTCTTCACATTTTCTTCATCAGTAACAACCCCAAAATGAAATGGCATATCCATCAAGAAACTACTCTTACCCAACTAGGTCAAGCTCAAGGTCATCTATTCATTATCTTATACTTCTTGCCTTCGCTGCTGTTCTTGTCTTCAAG ATTTATGCATGCATATGTCTACAATAATCTTAATTCTGGGCTGAATTCATCTGAGCAGGTGGACGTCCTGATATCCCAATCGATCTTTGCAGCTCGCCGGAGAGCAAGCACGTCAAGGAATTTTGTAAGGCCAACCTATCGCCGCGCATCCAG CTCGATCACAGGCTTCACAAATGGTACCTTCAACCGAAACTTTGTCCTCTCATGGGGTGAAGAACGGGGAAAGATCCTGGAACATGGTGAGCTTCTTACCTTATCCCTTGACAGAAAGTCTGGCTCAGGGTTTGAATCAAAGAAGGAATATCTATTTGCAAAGATTGATATGCAAATAAAGCTTGTCCCTGGAAATTCTGCTGGCACCGTCACTACCTACTAT TTGTCATCAGAAGGGTCAGCCCATGATGAAATTGACTTTGAATTTTTGGGCAATTCAACTGGTAATCCTTACACTCTTCACACCAATGTTTTTAGCCAAGGCAAAGGCGATAGAGAACAACAGTTCTTCTTGTGGTTTGATCCAACTGAAGATTTCCACACTTATTCCATTCTTTGGAATCCCAAATGCATTAT CCTATCTGTGGATGGCAAACCTATCAGAGAATTCAAGAACATGGAATCAATTGGGGTTCCATACCTCAAAGGCCAGCCCATGAGAATATATTCAAGTCTATGGAACGCAGATGAATGGGCTACGCAACATGGACTAGTCAAGACCGACTGGAGCCTAGCTCCCTTTACAGCTTCTTACAGAAATTTCAGTGCCGAAGCTTGCATTTGGTCTCCAAGAACTAGAAAATCTTCTTGTGAATCAACAGATTCAGCAAAAAGCAATTCTTGGCTGACTGAAGAGTTAGATCCAAGAGCTCGGGAGAAAATGAAACAGCTGCAGCAGAAGTATATGGTGTACAATTACTGCGAAGATCCCTGGAGATTTCCACAGGGACCTGGTCCAGAATGCGGTAGCAAGAGCAAAATTAATAGGCAAAGcaataacaacaacaacattAACACCAATGCTAACAATAATGACAACATTATTGTTCCTAGGAAACCAAGGCGACCTAGACGTCGTTCACGGTCAAAGCGAGCGAATAAGGTCGCTCAAATTGATTGA
- the LOC113695236 gene encoding xyloglucan endotransglucosylase/hydrolase protein 22, with the protein MAFNFCCSWNPSLFLLLIIVAFFNSSQSILAGNFDQDFAVTWGDGRAKTLNNGKLLTLSLDKASGSGVQSKNEYLFGRIDMQLKLVPGNSAGTVTTYYLSSPGSTRDEIDFEFLGNLSGDPYIVHTNVYAQGKGDKEQQFYAWFDPTADFHTYSIVWNPRSILFYVDGTPIRVYKNLEARGIPYPKNQPMKVYASLWDAEDWATRGGLVKTDWSQSPFTASLRDFKADACVWSSGKSSCGSNSTKPWFSQELDATSQARLKWVQQNYMIYNYCTDAKRFPQGFPPECIANNSTA; encoded by the exons ATGGCTTTTAATTTTTGCTGTTCTTGGAATCCTAGTTTATTTTTGCTGCTGATAATTGTTGCCTTCTTCAATTCTTCACAATCTATCTTGGCTGGCAACTTCGATCAAGATTTTGCGGTCACCTGGGGCGATGGCCGTGCCAAAACACTCAACAATGGGAAGCTTCTCACCCTTTCCCTTGACAAAGCCTCCGGATCAGGCGTACAATCCAAGAATGAGTACCTGTTTGGAAGAATCGATATGCAGCTCAAACTCGTCCCTGGCAACTCTGCTGGCACCGTCACAACATATTAC TTATCTTCACCAGGTTCAACCCGCGATGAGATAGACTTCGAATTCTTGGGAAATCTTAGTGGCGATCCTTATATTGTTCACACTAATGTCTATGCTCAAGGCAAGGGAGATAAAGAGCAACAATTCTACGCCTGGTTCGACCCCACTGCTGATTTTCATACCTATTCCATTGTATGGAATCCCCGTTCAATCCT TTTTTATGTTGATGGCACACCAATTAGAGTGTACAAGAATTTGGAAGCAAGGGGGATCCCATATCCGAAGAACCAGCCGATGAAGGTATACGCTAGTCTATGGGATGCAGAAGACTGGGCCACAAGAGGCGGCCTTGTCAAGACTGACTGGTCACAGTCTCCCTTTACTGCTTCCTTGAGAGATTTCAAGGCCGATGCTTGTGTATGGAGCTCTGGGAAATCTTCTTGTGGATCAAACTCCACAAAGCCATGGTTCTCTCAGGAACTTGATGCCACCAGTCAAGCCAGACTGAAATGGGTGCAGCAGAATTACATGATATACAATTATTGTACAGATGCCAAACGTTTTCCTCAGGGCTTCCCTCCAGAATGCATCGCCAACAACTCCACAGCCTAA